The following are from one region of the Pseudomonadota bacterium genome:
- a CDS encoding tetratricopeptide repeat protein, translated as MMPQAVVRFLGVLLVVLGVSSLPASAGMVEAEQAYNQGDYQTAFTEYLAEAEAGNADAQYEVAFLYFDGMGTKQSYDEAAKWFLAAAEQGHADAQFQYSEMLYWGDGIAVDLKQSAHWTRQAAEQGHAEAQFALGSMYYAGEGVPLDLAESARWTLMAAEQGHMDAQYEMGWVYYLGEGADIDMAESIRWLKAAAEQGHYDAPYDLGDTYYYGDGIEPDYTEAVRWYRMAADMGHYDAQVRLKELGEPLVAVDGPVEGQVVGLWELYIFEGNDWKRWTLDIAADGTYVFYQEDVFGHSGTFSAKDGSWKMTSETSAWTDGGTYEVPGRDTFNMVGTLGPGSWHRVDWY; from the coding sequence ATGATGCCGCAAGCCGTTGTTCGATTTCTTGGTGTCCTGTTGGTCGTTTTGGGGGTTTCGTCGCTGCCCGCCAGCGCCGGCATGGTCGAGGCCGAACAGGCGTACAATCAAGGCGACTATCAGACTGCCTTCACCGAGTATCTGGCCGAGGCCGAGGCTGGCAACGCGGATGCCCAGTACGAGGTGGCTTTCCTCTACTTCGATGGTATGGGCACCAAACAGAGCTATGACGAGGCGGCCAAGTGGTTCCTGGCAGCGGCCGAGCAAGGTCATGCGGACGCGCAGTTCCAGTACAGCGAGATGCTCTATTGGGGCGACGGCATAGCGGTCGATCTCAAGCAGTCGGCGCATTGGACGCGCCAGGCCGCCGAGCAAGGCCATGCCGAAGCGCAGTTCGCGCTGGGCAGCATGTATTACGCCGGAGAGGGCGTGCCGCTCGATCTCGCCGAGTCGGCCCGATGGACCCTGATGGCCGCTGAGCAGGGTCACATGGATGCCCAGTATGAAATGGGCTGGGTCTACTATCTGGGCGAAGGCGCCGACATCGACATGGCGGAGTCGATCCGCTGGCTGAAAGCCGCCGCTGAACAAGGACACTATGACGCGCCCTACGACCTCGGTGACACCTATTATTATGGCGATGGCATTGAACCCGACTACACCGAAGCCGTTCGTTGGTACCGCATGGCCGCCGACATGGGTCACTACGATGCGCAGGTCAGGCTCAAAGAGCTCGGCGAGCCGCTGGTCGCGGTCGATGGGCCGGTCGAGGGTCAAGTGGTCGGGCTATGGGAGCTCTACATCTTCGAAGGCAATGATTGGAAGCGCTGGACCCTCGATATCGCCGCCGACGGCACCTACGTGTTTTATCAGGAAGACGTGTTCGGCCACAGCGGCACCTTCTCTGCCAAGGACGGCAGCTGGAAGATGACGTCGGAGACGAGTGCCTGGACCGACGGCGGCACCTATGAGGTGCCGGGCAGGGACACGTTCAACATGGTCGGCACGCTCGGTCCCGGCAGCTGGCACCGCGTCGACTGGTACTGA